From Burkholderia sp. WP9, a single genomic window includes:
- a CDS encoding LLM class flavin-dependent oxidoreductase: MAKKQILLNAFNMNCVGHINHGLWTHPRDRSSDYRLLPYWTNLARTLERGLFDGLFLADIVGVYDVYQRNVDVTLRESIQLPVNDPTLLVSAMAAVTEHLGFGVTVNLTYEQPYLLARRFSTLDHLTQGRVGWNIVTGYLDSAARAMGLSEQLPHDERYDRADEYLEILYKLWEGSWEQGAVLRDKAGRVYADPAKVHQVRHAGKYYNVEGYHLAEPSPQRTPVLFQAGSSGRGQRFAARHAECVFISPPNRQAARETVRTLREQLVQAGRRPEDVKVFVGAAVVAGATEQQAREKYADYRQYASREAGLAHFAASTGIDYAQYDLDAPVDYAPGNAIESATRTAKQHGWTRRKLLEMFELGGRYPAIVGSAAQVADELQAWIEETGVDGFNLSRTVVPESYEDFIDLVVPELQNRGLYKTAYTDGALRHKLFGEGDQLPARHAAASFRQHAAEAV, encoded by the coding sequence ATGGCGAAGAAACAGATCCTGCTCAACGCGTTCAACATGAACTGCGTGGGTCATATCAACCACGGCCTGTGGACGCATCCGCGCGACCGTTCGAGCGACTACCGTCTGCTGCCGTATTGGACCAACCTCGCGCGCACGCTGGAGCGCGGCCTGTTCGACGGGCTCTTTCTCGCCGACATCGTCGGCGTCTACGATGTTTATCAACGCAACGTGGACGTGACGTTGCGCGAATCGATCCAGTTGCCCGTCAACGATCCCACGCTGCTGGTGTCGGCAATGGCCGCCGTGACCGAGCATCTTGGGTTCGGCGTGACGGTCAATCTCACCTACGAGCAGCCCTATCTTCTCGCGCGCCGGTTTTCGACGCTCGATCATCTGACGCAAGGCCGGGTCGGCTGGAATATCGTCACGGGCTACCTCGACAGCGCGGCGCGCGCCATGGGACTCAGCGAGCAACTGCCGCACGACGAGCGCTACGACCGGGCGGACGAATACCTGGAGATTCTCTACAAGCTGTGGGAAGGCAGTTGGGAGCAGGGCGCGGTGCTGCGCGACAAGGCGGGACGCGTGTATGCGGACCCGGCGAAGGTTCATCAGGTGCGGCATGCGGGCAAGTACTACAACGTGGAGGGGTATCACCTCGCGGAACCGTCGCCGCAGCGCACGCCGGTGCTCTTCCAGGCCGGCAGTTCCGGGCGCGGCCAGCGGTTCGCCGCGCGTCACGCCGAATGCGTGTTCATCTCGCCGCCGAACCGGCAGGCCGCGCGCGAAACCGTGCGCACGTTGCGCGAGCAACTGGTGCAGGCCGGCCGCCGTCCGGAGGACGTGAAGGTGTTCGTCGGCGCCGCGGTGGTTGCGGGCGCAACCGAGCAGCAGGCCCGCGAGAAATATGCCGACTATCGGCAATATGCGAGCCGCGAAGCCGGGCTCGCGCACTTCGCGGCAAGCACGGGTATCGACTATGCGCAATACGATCTCGACGCGCCAGTGGACTACGCGCCCGGCAACGCGATCGAATCGGCCACGCGAACAGCCAAACAGCACGGCTGGACACGCCGCAAGTTGCTGGAGATGTTCGAACTAGGCGGCCGCTATCCGGCCATTGTCGGCAGCGCCGCGCAGGTTGCCGACGAACTGCAGGCGTGGATCGAGGAAACGGGCGTCGACGGCTTTAACCTGAGCCGCACGGTGGTGCCCGAAAGCTACGAGGATTTTATCGATCTGGTCGTGCCGGAATTACAGAATCGCGGCCTGTACAAGACCGCCTATACCGACGGCGCGCTGCGCCACAAGCTGTTCGGGGAGGGCGACCAGTTGCCGGCCCGGCACGCGGCGGCGAGCTTCCGGCAGCATGCCGCGGAGGCGGTATGA
- a CDS encoding ATP-binding protein gives MTSIRRWLLGWLICGLAAASGIAAFGIFHTAREEANELFDYELRTVALSLPSNLETAETVERQGSEFEGISDDRILIEIWDKGGSLVYHSRLSPVLARLPAGIRTIERGEAHWRVLGLQQPDRFIQVAQPVSVREALALHLALHTLWPLGLLMPVTIVLVLFVVARGLAPIGGLSRSLATRSLDSLEPLRLDGQVPVEIRPLVDALNDLLQRLNAASQAQRTFIADAAHELRSPLAALKLQLQAASNNGTLKDDGQTIERIDTRLNRIIRLVQQLLTLAREDANPANEGVSVSLRKIGEQAVSDFSLLAEQKQIDLGLEFRHPVTQDNPCDVLADPHGVSVLLNNLIDNAIRYTPQGGRVDVVLCLTGERLGFDVVDTGPGIPERELERVLDRFYRGEHTKGTGSGLGLAIAARIAQRQQLTLKLANNVDAAGLTVSVRGFIRPGGSNAAAR, from the coding sequence ATGACGTCGATTCGCCGCTGGCTACTCGGCTGGCTGATCTGCGGCCTCGCCGCCGCCTCCGGAATTGCGGCATTCGGGATCTTTCATACGGCCCGCGAAGAAGCCAATGAACTGTTCGACTACGAACTGCGTACCGTTGCCCTGTCCTTGCCATCGAATCTCGAAACGGCGGAGACAGTCGAGCGGCAAGGCTCGGAGTTCGAAGGTATTTCGGACGACCGGATTCTGATCGAGATATGGGACAAAGGGGGCTCGCTCGTCTACCACTCCCGCTTGTCGCCGGTTCTGGCGCGACTGCCCGCGGGTATTCGCACCATCGAACGGGGCGAGGCTCACTGGCGCGTCCTGGGCTTGCAGCAGCCGGACCGCTTTATCCAGGTTGCGCAACCCGTCTCCGTACGAGAAGCGCTGGCGCTCCACCTCGCGCTCCATACCTTGTGGCCGCTCGGCCTGCTCATGCCTGTGACCATCGTACTCGTGCTGTTCGTCGTGGCGAGAGGTCTCGCGCCGATTGGCGGCTTATCGCGCTCACTGGCAACGCGCTCGCTCGATTCGCTCGAACCATTGCGTCTTGACGGCCAGGTGCCGGTCGAAATCCGGCCGCTCGTCGATGCATTGAACGACCTGCTGCAGCGTCTGAACGCCGCCTCACAGGCGCAGCGCACTTTCATTGCGGATGCCGCGCACGAACTGCGCTCGCCGCTTGCCGCGCTGAAACTGCAGTTGCAGGCAGCGTCGAACAACGGCACCTTGAAAGACGATGGCCAGACGATCGAGCGGATCGACACACGGCTCAATCGCATCATCCGCCTCGTTCAACAGCTTTTGACGCTTGCAAGGGAGGATGCGAATCCGGCAAACGAAGGCGTATCGGTCAGCTTGAGGAAAATCGGCGAGCAGGCAGTCAGCGATTTCTCCCTGCTGGCGGAACAGAAGCAGATTGATTTGGGCCTGGAGTTCCGGCATCCCGTGACGCAAGACAATCCGTGCGATGTGCTGGCTGATCCGCATGGGGTGAGCGTGCTGCTGAATAACCTGATCGACAATGCGATCCGCTACACGCCGCAAGGCGGCAGGGTCGACGTCGTACTCTGCCTCACAGGGGAGCGTCTCGGCTTCGACGTGGTGGACACCGGACCCGGCATTCCCGAGCGAGAGTTGGAGCGTGTGCTCGACCGCTTCTATCGCGGTGAGCATACCAAGGGGACGGGCAGCGGGCTCGGACTCGCCATTGCGGCCCGTATTGCGCAGCGACAGCAGTTGACGCTCAAATTGGCTAACAACGTTGATGCAGCTGGTCTCACGGTGTCAGTCCGCGGATTTATCAGACCTGGCGGGTCCAACGCAGCGGCACGTTAG
- a CDS encoding alkaline phosphatase family protein, with protein MKTMRIGKRKQIGLGVGVALLAGLYSMGAAAADQHEHEHEHESVKHVLLISFDGLHEQDVARCIGSNACPNLALLAKSGTTYTNAHTPGLSDSFPGLAALVTGGSPKSAGLFYDVSYDRTLFAPSDSNCTGKQGWNVVFDETTGIDGENGGALTHLDGGGAFNPQAIPHTLVNGVCAPVYPHNYVKTNTIFELVKRNVKGARTAWADKHAWGYDWLNGPSGTGVDDLSRTEINSIDPATNTNYTDVYTHTEQFDNLHVQSLINEIDGKDSTGQSSADVPTLFGTNFQTLSVAQKATVAHGGGYLDASFTPGPQVSNAIAYLDNALGRIVTELKQRNLYSSTAIIVTAKHGQSPTDHSKLIKNGDTLSKLLETSNYLDPNGNFGQNATKSGNLNDGTGLVGTGFVQTDDVGLIWLRDQSQLSAVVKTLKGNLGCNAPGICADGPQAYILYGPQLTGRFGDPAGGRTPDIVVQPNPGVIYTSSTAKDEEHGGNAPDDSHLGLVIYVPHAQRTGQMNGEHVLTTQVAPTILRLLDLKPELLHSVAFEGTRALPEFDREHF; from the coding sequence ATGAAGACGATGCGCATAGGGAAACGCAAGCAGATCGGCCTTGGCGTGGGCGTTGCCCTGCTCGCCGGGCTGTACTCAATGGGCGCGGCGGCGGCCGATCAGCATGAACACGAGCACGAGCACGAGTCAGTGAAGCATGTGTTGCTGATCAGCTTCGACGGTCTGCATGAACAGGACGTCGCACGCTGCATCGGTTCGAATGCATGCCCGAATCTTGCGCTGCTCGCCAAGTCCGGTACGACCTACACCAATGCGCACACTCCGGGCCTGTCGGATTCGTTCCCGGGTCTCGCGGCGCTCGTCACCGGGGGCTCGCCCAAATCCGCCGGCCTCTTCTACGACGTATCCTACGACCGCACGCTCTTCGCGCCGTCCGATAGCAATTGCACCGGCAAGCAAGGCTGGAATGTCGTATTCGACGAAACGACTGGCATCGACGGCGAGAACGGCGGCGCACTAACGCATCTCGACGGTGGCGGCGCGTTCAATCCGCAGGCTATCCCGCATACGTTGGTCAATGGTGTCTGTGCGCCCGTCTATCCGCATAACTATGTGAAGACCAATACGATCTTCGAACTAGTTAAACGCAACGTGAAAGGCGCGCGCACCGCCTGGGCAGACAAACATGCATGGGGCTACGACTGGCTGAACGGGCCGTCAGGCACGGGCGTGGACGATCTCTCGCGCACCGAGATCAACTCGATCGATCCGGCCACCAATACGAACTACACCGACGTCTACACGCACACGGAACAGTTCGACAATTTGCATGTGCAGTCGCTGATCAATGAGATCGACGGCAAAGACTCCACAGGTCAATCCAGCGCCGATGTGCCCACACTGTTTGGCACCAACTTCCAGACTTTGAGCGTCGCACAGAAGGCGACGGTCGCGCATGGCGGCGGCTATCTGGATGCGAGCTTCACGCCGGGGCCGCAGGTCAGCAATGCGATTGCTTATCTTGACAACGCTCTGGGTCGCATCGTGACCGAACTGAAGCAGCGTAATCTCTATTCGTCGACGGCGATCATCGTTACGGCCAAGCATGGGCAGTCACCGACCGATCATTCGAAGCTGATCAAGAACGGCGACACGCTGTCGAAACTGCTTGAAACAAGCAACTATCTGGATCCGAACGGCAACTTCGGGCAGAACGCTACGAAGAGCGGCAACCTCAACGACGGAACGGGCCTGGTCGGAACGGGTTTCGTCCAGACCGATGACGTCGGACTGATCTGGTTGCGCGATCAAAGCCAACTGTCTGCCGTCGTGAAGACCCTCAAAGGCAACCTCGGTTGCAACGCTCCCGGTATTTGCGCAGACGGTCCGCAGGCATACATTCTCTACGGCCCGCAATTGACCGGCCGATTTGGGGACCCTGCCGGCGGACGCACGCCTGACATCGTCGTCCAGCCGAACCCGGGTGTGATCTATACCTCGAGTACGGCAAAGGACGAAGAGCACGGCGGCAACGCTCCCGACGACAGCCATCTCGGTCTTGTGATCTATGTGCCCCACGCCCAACGCACTGGGCAGATGAACGGCGAACATGTACTGACCACCCAGGTTGCGCCCACGATTCTGCGTTTGCTCGATCTGAAGCCAGAACTGCTGCATTCGGTTGCTTTTGAAGGAACGCGTGCATTGCCGGAATTCGATCGCGAGCACTTCTAG
- the ssuD gene encoding FMNH2-dependent alkanesulfonate monooxygenase, translating into MSLDIFWFLPTSGDTRYLGKSDFGRPPTNEYMRQIAVTAENLGYDGLLIPTGSSCQDPWVTAASLVPVTQRIKLLVALRTSISGPTAAARQAATLDQALHGRLLLNVVPGGDATELAADGVFLPHDERYAAADEFLTVWRDLLAGKTVDFKGKYVHVEQARNFHPPVQQPAPALYFGGSSPAAHELAAKHVDAYLTWGEPPAAVAEKFADVQRRAAAHGRKLRLGVRLHVIVRETNEEAWAEAERLISKLDDEDIRRAQENYARMDSVGQRRMAELHGGRRDKLEISPNLWAGVGLVRGGAGTALVGDAKTVAARLQEYVDAGADSFVLSGYPHLEESIRFAELVFPLLPGKRPVTLRDQVLTGGAFDVRAGEGSGRPKAQA; encoded by the coding sequence ATGAGTCTCGATATTTTCTGGTTTTTGCCGACCTCGGGCGATACACGCTATCTCGGCAAGTCCGATTTTGGCCGGCCGCCGACCAACGAATATATGCGTCAGATCGCGGTCACGGCCGAGAATCTCGGCTATGACGGCTTGCTGATTCCGACCGGCAGCAGTTGTCAGGATCCGTGGGTCACCGCCGCCAGTCTCGTGCCGGTGACGCAGCGCATCAAGCTTCTGGTCGCGTTGCGCACCTCGATCAGCGGCCCGACTGCCGCCGCGCGCCAGGCCGCGACGCTCGACCAGGCGTTGCATGGACGCCTGCTGCTGAACGTGGTGCCGGGCGGCGACGCCACCGAACTCGCCGCCGACGGCGTGTTTCTCCCCCACGACGAGCGCTATGCGGCCGCCGACGAATTCCTCACCGTCTGGCGCGATCTGCTCGCCGGCAAGACGGTGGACTTCAAGGGCAAATACGTTCACGTGGAGCAGGCGCGCAACTTTCATCCGCCGGTGCAGCAGCCGGCGCCGGCGCTGTATTTCGGCGGGTCGTCGCCGGCCGCGCATGAACTCGCGGCCAAGCATGTGGATGCGTATCTGACGTGGGGCGAGCCGCCTGCCGCCGTCGCCGAAAAATTCGCCGATGTGCAGCGGCGTGCCGCCGCCCATGGCCGCAAGCTGCGTCTCGGGGTGCGTCTGCATGTGATCGTGCGCGAGACCAACGAAGAGGCATGGGCCGAAGCCGAGCGCCTCATCAGCAAGCTCGACGACGAAGACATCCGCCGCGCGCAGGAGAACTATGCGCGCATGGATTCGGTTGGACAACGCCGGATGGCGGAGTTGCATGGCGGACGCCGCGACAAGCTGGAGATCAGCCCCAACTTGTGGGCCGGTGTGGGTTTGGTGCGCGGCGGCGCGGGCACGGCGCTGGTCGGCGATGCAAAGACGGTCGCCGCACGGTTGCAGGAGTATGTCGACGCGGGCGCGGATAGTTTTGTGCTGTCCGGCTATCCGCATCTCGAGGAGTCGATCCGTTTCGCGGAGCTTGTGTTCCCGTTGTTGCCCGGCAAGAGGCCGGTCACGTTGCGCGATCAGGTGCTGACGGGCGGGGCGTTTGATGTGCGTGCGGGTGAGGGCAGCGGTCGGCCGAAGGCGCAGGCGTAA
- a CDS encoding SfnB family sulfur acquisition oxidoreductase, whose translation MTIDLSSTVGDSAAPAVLPRELRSLPTPELIGDDAQARLVARRLAEAFASEAALRDRERRLPWAELDAFVASGLWGITVPREFGGAGVSNGTLAEVTATIAAADGSLGQIPQNHFYALEVLRVGGSLEQQRFFYGRVLAGERFGNALAEIGHKDFKRRTRLTREAAGWYVDGRKFYCTGALYAHWIPTLVVAEEQGRDVTYLAFVPRGTPGVTVTDDWDGFGQRVTGSGSVQFDHVHVEPEWVVPFQASFERATTIGPLAQIIHAAIDLGQARGAFEAALKFVRERSRPWIDAKVERAADDPLTIAQFGDLSVRLRAAEALLRRAGRFVDAAQAQPTEQSVAQASIAVAEARALTTTVSLDAGSRLFELAGTAATLDGLGLDRFWRNARTHTLHDPVRWKYHAVGNYYLNDKLPPRHGAL comes from the coding sequence ATGACCATTGACCTTTCTTCCACGGTTGGCGACAGCGCCGCGCCGGCCGTGCTGCCTCGCGAACTGCGTTCGCTGCCCACTCCCGAGCTGATCGGCGACGACGCGCAGGCGCGTCTCGTCGCGCGCCGTCTGGCCGAGGCATTCGCGTCCGAAGCCGCGCTGCGCGATCGCGAACGGCGGCTTCCGTGGGCCGAGCTCGACGCCTTCGTGGCGAGTGGCCTGTGGGGCATCACCGTACCGCGCGAATTCGGCGGCGCGGGCGTGAGCAACGGTACGCTCGCCGAAGTCACCGCAACGATCGCCGCAGCCGACGGCTCGCTCGGCCAGATCCCGCAGAACCATTTCTATGCGCTCGAGGTGCTGCGCGTTGGCGGCAGCCTGGAGCAACAGCGCTTTTTCTACGGACGGGTGCTCGCGGGCGAGCGTTTTGGCAATGCGCTCGCGGAAATCGGCCACAAGGATTTCAAACGACGCACACGGCTCACGCGAGAGGCGGCCGGCTGGTATGTCGACGGCCGGAAGTTCTATTGCACGGGCGCGCTCTACGCACATTGGATCCCCACGCTGGTCGTCGCCGAAGAGCAGGGCCGCGACGTCACTTATCTGGCGTTCGTGCCGCGCGGCACACCGGGCGTTACCGTAACCGACGACTGGGATGGCTTCGGCCAGCGTGTCACCGGCAGCGGGTCGGTGCAGTTCGATCATGTGCACGTCGAGCCCGAATGGGTCGTGCCGTTTCAGGCGTCGTTCGAGCGCGCCACGACGATCGGGCCGCTCGCGCAGATCATTCATGCGGCAATCGATCTCGGTCAGGCGCGCGGCGCGTTCGAAGCCGCGTTGAAATTCGTGCGCGAGCGCTCGCGACCGTGGATCGACGCGAAGGTCGAACGGGCCGCCGACGATCCGCTGACCATTGCGCAGTTCGGCGACCTCTCAGTGCGGTTGCGCGCGGCAGAAGCGTTGCTGCGCCGCGCGGGACGTTTCGTCGATGCTGCGCAGGCGCAGCCCACCGAGCAGTCGGTCGCGCAGGCGTCGATCGCTGTGGCCGAGGCGCGCGCGCTCACCACGACCGTGTCGCTGGATGCCGGGTCGCGCCTGTTCGAACTCGCCGGCACCGCCGCGACGCTCGACGGTCTCGGCCTCGACCGTTTCTGGCGCAACGCGCGCACTCACACGTTGCACGACCCGGTGCGCTGGAAGTATCACGCCGTGGGCAACTACTACCTCAACGACAAGCTGCCGCCGCGGCATGGAGCCTTGTGA
- a CDS encoding response regulator, whose product MRLLLVEDDEMIAETVLESMGREGYAIDWAQDGRAAELSLGNGVYDLVLLDLGLPKKDGIDLLNSYRKQGGQAPVIILTARDSVNERIRGLDAGADDYLIKPFDLDELAARARALLRRRTGQKQPIYSHGELTLDPAAHEVRKNSAPVALVPREFALLQALIEEPARVFTRSELEDKLYGWGDEVGSNTIEVHVHSLRRKIGAEQIVTVRGVGYRLKRHE is encoded by the coding sequence ATGCGTCTGCTTCTGGTAGAAGACGATGAAATGATTGCGGAAACCGTGCTCGAATCGATGGGGCGCGAAGGGTATGCAATCGACTGGGCGCAAGACGGCCGGGCCGCCGAGTTGTCGCTTGGCAACGGCGTGTACGACCTTGTCCTGCTGGATCTCGGCCTGCCTAAAAAAGACGGCATCGATCTGCTCAATAGCTACCGCAAACAAGGTGGTCAGGCGCCCGTCATCATCCTGACAGCACGCGACTCCGTGAACGAGCGCATTCGCGGCCTCGACGCCGGAGCCGACGACTACCTCATCAAGCCCTTCGATCTGGATGAACTGGCAGCAAGAGCGCGGGCGTTGCTGCGACGACGAACCGGCCAGAAACAGCCGATCTATTCCCATGGTGAACTGACGCTTGACCCCGCCGCTCACGAAGTGAGGAAGAACAGCGCACCGGTAGCGCTCGTGCCGCGGGAGTTCGCGCTGCTGCAGGCGCTGATCGAAGAGCCCGCGCGCGTCTTCACCCGGTCCGAACTCGAAGACAAGTTGTATGGATGGGGCGATGAAGTGGGAAGCAACACAATCGAAGTGCACGTGCACAGCCTGCGGCGCAAGATCGGCGCAGAACAGATCGTGACGGTGCGTGGCGTTGGCTATCGATTGAAGAGGCATGAATGA
- a CDS encoding amino acid ABC transporter permease, translating to MTALEWLPTLRYLLLGAFPNGPLGGAALTVVLSVVSALLSAAVGLAGGVALSLTRGGVHLLLVAIVAFFRAIPVLMLIFWTFFLMPILLHIDVPGLVAVVCALSLISGAYLSHAVHAGIVSVGVGQQQAALSLGLTRWQALRHVVLPQAVRIMMPSFVNQWVSLVKDTSLAYIVGVPEFTFLANQVNSRLMIYPAQIFVFVGIVYLLLCSALQWIAHRILLHTPSAHATTRSNEEPVTSLPLGGLRE from the coding sequence ATGACGGCGCTCGAGTGGCTGCCGACGCTGCGTTATCTGCTGCTCGGCGCGTTCCCCAATGGGCCACTGGGCGGCGCCGCGCTGACGGTCGTGCTCTCGGTGGTGTCGGCGTTGCTGTCCGCGGCGGTGGGACTGGCGGGCGGCGTGGCGCTCTCGCTGACACGCGGCGGTGTGCATCTGCTGCTGGTCGCAATCGTCGCGTTCTTCAGGGCGATTCCGGTATTGATGCTGATCTTCTGGACTTTCTTCCTGATGCCGATCCTGCTGCATATCGACGTGCCGGGACTGGTCGCGGTGGTGTGCGCGCTGTCGCTGATCAGCGGCGCGTATCTGTCGCATGCCGTGCATGCGGGCATCGTGTCGGTCGGTGTGGGTCAGCAACAGGCGGCGCTGTCGCTCGGGCTCACGCGCTGGCAGGCGTTGCGTCACGTGGTGCTGCCGCAGGCGGTGCGCATCATGATGCCGTCGTTCGTCAATCAGTGGGTGTCGCTGGTCAAGGACACCTCGCTGGCGTATATCGTCGGCGTGCCGGAATTCACGTTCCTTGCCAATCAGGTCAACAGCCGCCTGATGATTTACCCCGCACAGATTTTCGTGTTCGTCGGCATCGTTTATCTGCTGCTGTGCTCCGCGTTGCAATGGATCGCTCACCGCATCCTGCTGCACACACCGTCCGCTCACGCCACTACGCGATCGAATGAGGAACCTGTTACATCATTGCCGCTCGGTGGACTACGCGAATGA
- a CDS encoding SfnB family sulfur acquisition oxidoreductase, producing MSSPTSSPVASRLPARPDPARVTRIADDAQALAASRTLADVFASGAAERDRNRVLPWAELDLWSQSGLGAITVPREYGGADVSFATLAEVFVNLCAADPALGQIPQNQFGVLGVLREVGSPAQKERLYGEVLAGRRLGNAGPERRSAAAATVLQGSTRLRATPDGLRLDGKRFYSTGALFAHRVPTRATDDEGRAVQVWVPRDAPGLTVVDDWSAIGQRTTASGTVTFDAVPVDPQDVLPIWQLADRPGLSGPTSQLIQAAIDQGIAQAAVADALAFVRERARPWVDSGLEHATDDPYIIADVGRLEIDLHAAHEVLVETGRTLDAIATRPIDAEASARASVAVAEAKVLTTRIALEASEKLFELAGSASTRALHNLDRHWRNARTHTLHDPVRWKLHLLGNYHLNQVLPARHSWN from the coding sequence ATGTCCAGTCCCACATCCAGCCCTGTCGCGTCGCGACTGCCGGCGCGTCCCGATCCGGCGCGCGTCACGCGGATCGCTGACGACGCACAGGCGCTCGCCGCATCCCGCACCCTCGCCGACGTTTTCGCGTCGGGCGCCGCCGAACGTGACCGCAATCGCGTGCTGCCATGGGCCGAACTGGATCTATGGTCGCAAAGCGGTCTCGGCGCCATCACCGTGCCGCGCGAATATGGCGGTGCGGATGTGTCGTTCGCGACGCTGGCCGAAGTCTTCGTGAACCTCTGCGCGGCCGATCCCGCGTTAGGGCAGATTCCGCAGAACCAGTTCGGCGTGCTGGGCGTGCTGCGCGAAGTCGGCAGCCCGGCGCAGAAAGAGCGTCTGTACGGCGAAGTGCTGGCCGGCCGGCGGCTTGGTAATGCCGGCCCGGAACGTCGCTCGGCGGCGGCCGCGACGGTCCTGCAGGGTTCGACGCGCCTGCGCGCGACGCCCGACGGCTTGCGCCTCGACGGCAAGCGTTTCTATTCGACCGGCGCGTTGTTCGCGCACCGCGTCCCGACGCGCGCGACCGACGACGAAGGACGCGCCGTGCAGGTCTGGGTGCCGCGCGATGCGCCGGGCCTGACGGTGGTGGACGACTGGAGCGCCATCGGCCAGCGCACAACGGCGAGCGGCACCGTCACCTTCGACGCGGTGCCCGTCGATCCGCAGGACGTCTTGCCGATCTGGCAACTGGCCGACCGCCCGGGTCTGTCCGGCCCGACGTCGCAACTGATTCAGGCGGCGATCGACCAGGGTATCGCACAGGCCGCCGTTGCCGACGCGCTCGCCTTCGTGCGCGAACGCGCGCGGCCGTGGGTCGATTCCGGCCTCGAGCACGCAACCGACGACCCGTACATCATCGCCGATGTCGGCCGTCTGGAGATCGACCTGCATGCCGCGCATGAAGTGCTGGTGGAAACCGGCCGCACGCTCGACGCGATCGCGACCCGGCCGATCGATGCCGAAGCCAGCGCGCGCGCCTCCGTCGCCGTTGCCGAGGCCAAGGTGTTGACCACACGCATCGCGCTGGAGGCTAGTGAAAAGCTGTTCGAACTGGCCGGCTCCGCGTCGACCCGTGCGCTACACAACCTCGACCGGCATTGGCGCAATGCCCGCACTCATACGCTGCATGACCCGGTGCGCTGGAAGCTGCATCTGCTCGGCAACTATCACCTGAATCAGGTGCTTCCCGCGCGGCATTCGTGGAATTGA